In the Quercus lobata isolate SW786 chromosome 5, ValleyOak3.0 Primary Assembly, whole genome shotgun sequence genome, one interval contains:
- the LOC115992745 gene encoding G-type lectin S-receptor-like serine/threonine-protein kinase SD1-13 isoform X2 codes for MGLLSKTNLLLLPVLCCFCLYLTVAIDTVRSSQSISDSEYIISKGSVFKLGFFSPENFTNRYLGIWYNNISVFTVIWVANREKPLKDSSGVLTISEDGNLVVLNGQADILWSSNVSNSVTNSSATLGDFGNLVLRVDTTGLVLWESFQHPSDTILSRMKLSTSSKKDQRLQLTSWKSPSDPSIGSFSSGIDPPKIPEAFVWKEGRPYWRSGPWNGQVFIGMPNWNPGYYTGFTFIDDANGTVFETFTGLDMLHLSKIVLDWQGNVVHTYWDDGKEDWEVVHKNPEDECDVYGTCGAFGSCDLLSSPICSCLRGFEPKIIKEWNRGNWTSGCVRRTPLQCERTNNSIEEGKADGFLKLEMIKVPDFAELALDVNIEDCRKQCLENCSCVAYGYYTGIGCLSWSGNLIDLRHFSVGRSDIYIRLANLEFEEERNLRVIIAITVTIGVIAIASTAFFFWRWMAKKKRAMKSKSNESLLFDYLNDVKLQDLPIFNLEELATATNNFDMANKLGQGGFGPVYRGKLHNGQEIAVKRLCRASGQGLEEFMNEVALITKLQHRNLVRLLGCCIEGEEKMLIYEYMPNKSLDAILFDPVHQKLLNWRKRFYIIEGICRGLLYLHRDSRLKIIHRDLKASNILLDQELNPKISDFGMARIFGGNEDQVKTKRVVGTYGYMSPEYAMRGLFSEKSDVFSFGVLLLDIVSGRRNTSICDEEQYSGLAGLAWKLWKDDNIMALVDPTIWDPCFQMDISKCIHVGLLCVQELARDRPNVSTVISMLKSEILDLPTPKEPAFMENWINIFFWK; via the exons ATGGGACTTCTTAGCAAGACAAACCTGTTGCTGTTGCCTGTCCTTTGCTGCTTCTGTTTATACTTAACTGTCGCCATTGACACCGTTAGATCATCTCAATCGATCAGCGACTCTGAATACATAATTTCCAAAGGGAGTGTTTTCAAACTAGGATTCTTCAGCCCTGAAAATTTTACCAATCGCTACCTCGGAATCTGGTATAATAACATTTCTGTATTCACTGTCATCTGGGTAGCTAATAGAGAGAAACCTCTCAAGGATTCTTCTGGGGTTCTTACTATATCTGAGGACGGCAATCTTGTGGTACTAAATGGACAGGCAGATATTCTTTGGTCATCGAATGTTTCAAATTCTGTAACCAATTCTAGTGCCACTCTTGGGGATTTCGGAAACCTTGTTTTGCGAGTTGATACTACAGGACTGGTACTATGGGAAAGTTTTCAACATCCTTCTGATACCATCTTGTCAAGGATGAAACTTAGTACTAGTTCAAAGAAAGATCAGAGACTACAGTTGACATCATGGAAAAGCCCTTCTGATCCATCCATTGGTAGCTTCTCCTCAGGCATTGATCCACCAAAAATTCCTGAAGCTTTTGTTTGGAAAGAGGGTCGCCCATATTGGCGGTCTGGTCCATGGAACGGTCAGGTCTTTATTGGAATGCCAAACTGGAATCCAGGATATTATACTGGATTTACATTCATTGATGACGCAAACGGGActgtttttgaaacttttaCTGGTTTGGACATGTTACATTTgtcaaaaattgttttggatTGGCAAGGAAATGTAGTGCATACATATTGGGATGATGGGAAAGAGGATTGGGAGGTTGTGCATAAAAATCCAGAAGATGAGTGCGATGTTTATGGCacatgtggtgcatttggaagCTGTGATTTACTGAGTTCACCAATCTGCAGTTGTCTGAGAGGGTTTGAGCCGAAGATTATTAAGGAATGGAATAGAGGAAATTGGACTAGTGGATGTGTCAGGAGGACACCATTGCAGTGTGAAAGAACGAACAATAGtattgaagaaggaaaagcagATGGGTTTTTAAAACTGGAGATGATCAAAGTGCCAGACTTTGCAGAGTTGGCACTAGATGTGAATATAGAAGATTGTCGAAAGCAGTGTTTGGAGAATTGTTCTTGTGTAGCTTATGGATATTATACTGGCATTGGTTGTTTGTCATGGAGTGGAAACCTAATTGACCTACGACATTTCTCTGTTGGACGATCAGATATATATATTCGTTTGGCCAATTTAGAATTCG AAGAGGAGAGAAATTTGAGAGTAATCATTGCAATTACAGTGACAATTGGAGTGATTGCTATAGCCAGCACTGCTTTCTTCTTCTGGAGGTGGATGGCTAAGAAAAAGAGAG CAATGAAAAGTAAAAGCAATGAGAGTTTACTGTTTGACTACCTAAACGATGTGAAACTCCAAGATCTACCAATCTTTAATTTGGAAGAATTGGCAACAGCAACAAACAACTTTGATATGGCTAATAAGCTTGGACAAGGTGGCTTCGGTCCAGTCTATAGG GGTAAATTGCATAATGGACAAGAAATAGCAGTGAAGAGATTGTGTAGAGCCTCTGGACAAGGACTGGAAGAATTTATGAATGAGGTGGCATTGATTACTAAACTCCAACATCGGAATCTTGTTAGACTTCTCGGTTGCTGCATTGAGGGAGAAGAGAAGATGTTAATCTATGAATATATGCCAAACAAAAGTTTGGATGCAATTCTTTTTG ATCCAGTCCACCAAAAACTCCTTAATTGGAGAAAACGTTTCTACATTATTGAAGGAATTTGTCGAGGGTTGCTCTACCTTCATAGGGACTCTAGACTAAAGATTATTCATAGAGATCTAAAGGCATCTAACATTTTGTTAGATCAAGAGCTTAATCCAAAAATATCGGATTTTGGTATGGCTAGAATATTTGGAGGCAATGAAGATcaagtaaaaactaaaagagttGTCGGGACATA TGGTTATATGTCTCCTGAATATGCAATGCGAGGGCTATTTTCAGAGAAATCAGATGTCTTCAGCTTTGGCGTGCTATTACTAGATATTGTTAGTGGGAGAAGAAACACTAGCATTTGCGATGAGGAGCAATATTCGGGCCTCGCTGGATTG GCATGGAAATTGTGGAAAGATGACAACATAATGGCTTTGGTAGACCCAACAATATGGGATCCATGCTTTCAAATGGACATTTCAAAATGTATACATGTCGGACTACTGTGCGTGCAAGAATTGGCAAGAGATAGGCCAAATGTGTCTACTGTTATTTCAATGCTTAAGAGTGAGATTTTGGATCTGCCTACTCCAAAGGAACCTGCCTTCATGGAAAATTggattaatattttcttttggaagtGA
- the LOC115989883 gene encoding zinc finger BED domain-containing protein RICESLEEPER 1-like: MEPSIDAPPSQTTPAAQAGPAVQAEPVPTPTNAEALPPRPSDKTKVSEIAVDCGNNRKKSSAWDHFEKIKMSEGQFKAVCHYCQKTYRANSKGHGTTNLLNHTPNCVKNPNRASLKGQQTLAFEPKMNGEEGFKLVPTAFTVEASRKALAEMIIIDELPFRFVEGYGFQKYSTTLQPKLQIRDIPSRQTVARDVISIYGHFIDDDWNLHKRILNFCQVEDHRGETIGRKIEMCLREWGVDGIFTLTVDNASSNGATIKFLQTVTKDWKGTILEHEFLHMRCCAHILNLIVGDGMKEIDPSIARVREAVRWNSTYLMLDTAEKFEKVFLRMDFEDDSYSSYFLNKENSGGLGSPCGVDFQNCRTFVSFLKLFYNATKKFSGSLYVTSNTFFDEMFVIQENIAHLIKSQNHLLKNMATKMEAKFEKYWGKGDKINKLLYVGVVLDPRKKMRFLKFSFFEIYGDEVANEMVDLVGSFMARLYDDYSRVDSPNVVLPSENERTHMEGDTVGCSDPYAMVNSRYERFLEVEKSIGCSNEMEKYLAENCESRRDVKFEILGWWKANSDRYPVLSKMARDVLAVPVSTVASESAFSTGGRILDPFRSSLSPLMVQNLICAQNWLQAHVPISFRKSKDEMEALEDEFHELGNMFNFQSSCLLSVIKCVIYLSKI, from the exons ATGGAACCCTCTATTGATGCCCCCCCTTCCCAAACAACACCCGCTGCCCAAGCTGGACCTGCTGTCCAAGCTGAACCTGTTCCCACTCCAACAAATGCTGAGGCACTTCCACCTAGACCTAGTGATAAAACCAAAGTGAGTGAGATAGCTGTTGATTGTGGTAATAATAGGAAAAAGTCTAGTGCCTGggatcattttgaaaaaataaaaatgagtgagggTCAATTTAAGGCTGTTTGCCATTATTGCCAAAAAACTTACCGTGCTAATAGTAAGGGTCATGGTACtactaatttattgaatcaTACACCAAACTGTGTTAAGAACCCTAATAGAGCTTCACTTAAAGGGCAACAAACCTTAGCATTTGAACCCAAAATGAATGGGGAGGAAGGGTTTAAGCTTGTACCAACAGCCTTTACTGTTGAGGCTTCTAGGAAGGCACTCGCAGAAATGATTATAATAGACGAGTTGCCTTTTAGGTTTGTTGAAGGGTATGGGtttcaaaaatattcaacaaCCTTACAACCTAAGTTGCAAATTAGGGATATCCCATCTCGTCAAACTGTGGCTAGAGATGTGATTAGCATTTAtg GTCATTTTATTGATGATGATTGGAACTTgcataaaagaattttgaatttttgtcaagtGGAAGACCATAGGGGGGAGACTATAGGTAGAAAGATTGAGATGTGTCTCCGTGAGTGGGGTGTTGATGGCATATTCACCTTGACAGTGGATAATGCTTCCTCTAATGGTGCTAccattaaatttttacaaacagTAACTAAAGATTGGAAAGGGACTATTTTAGAACATGAGTTCTTGCACATGAGGTGTTGTGCACATATCTTAAATCTGATTGTGGGAGATGGTATGAAAGAAATTGATCCGTCCATTGCTAGGGTGCGTGAAGCAGTGAG GTGGAACTCTACCTATCTCATGTTAGATACTGctgaaaaatttgagaaagtgtTCCTAAGAATGGACTTTGAGGATGATAGCTATTCTTCATACTTTTTGAACAAGGAAAATAGTGGTGGTTTGGGATCTCCTTGTGGggttgattttcaaaattgtaggACATTTGTGAGtttcttgaaacttttttacaatGCAACTAAAAAGTTCTCCGGTTCTTTGTATGTGACTTCAAATACCTTCTTTGATGAGATGTTTGTGATTCAAGAAAATATTGCTCATttaattaaatctcaaaatcatctcttgAAAAACATGGCAACTAAAATGGAAGCTAAGTTTGAAAAGTATTGGGGGAAAGGGGATAAAATTAATAAGCTTTTATATGTGGGTGTGGTGCTTGATCCAAGGAAGAAAAtgaggtttttgaagttttctttttttgaaatttatgggGATGAAGTGGCTAATGAGATGGTTGACTTGGTGGGGAGTTTTATGGCTAGGTTGTATGATGATTACTCTAGGGTTGATTCACCAAATGTGGTGCTACCAAGTGAGAATGAGAGGACACACATGGAAGGTGATACAGTTGGTTGTAGTGATCCGTATGCAATGGTTAATTCACGATATGAGCGGTTTTTAGAGGTTGAGAAGTCTATAGGGTGTAGCAATGAGATGGAAAAATACTTGGCTGAAAATTGTGAGAGTAGAAGGGAtgtgaaatttgagattttgggATGGTGGAAAGCCAATTCAGATAGGTACCCAGTGCTGTCCAAAATGGCTAGGGATGTGCTGGCTGTACCTGTTTCTACGGTTGCTTCTGAATCGGCTTTTAGTACCGGAGGGCGTATACTTGATCCATTTCGAAGTTCACTCTCCCCTCTCATGGTTCAAAATCTTATTTGTGCTCAAAACTGGCTGCAAGCCCATGTCCCAATTTCTTTTCGCAAGTCAAAGGACGAGATGGAGGCCTTGGAGGATGAATTTCATGAATTAGGTAATATGTTTAACTTCCAATCTTCTTGTTTACTAAGTGTTATTAAATGTGTCATATACTTGAgcaaaatttaa
- the LOC115992745 gene encoding G-type lectin S-receptor-like serine/threonine-protein kinase At1g11300 isoform X1 yields the protein MGLLSKTNLLLLPVLCCFCLYLTVAIDTVRSSQSISDSEYIISKGSVFKLGFFSPENFTNRYLGIWYNNISVFTVIWVANREKPLKDSSGVLTISEDGNLVVLNGQADILWSSNVSNSVTNSSATLGDFGNLVLRVDTTGLVLWESFQHPSDTILSRMKLSTSSKKDQRLQLTSWKSPSDPSIGSFSSGIDPPKIPEAFVWKEGRPYWRSGPWNGQVFIGMPNWNPGYYTGFTFIDDANGTVFETFTGLDMLHLSKIVLDWQGNVVHTYWDDGKEDWEVVHKNPEDECDVYGTCGAFGSCDLLSSPICSCLRGFEPKIIKEWNRGNWTSGCVRRTPLQCERTNNSIEEGKADGFLKLEMIKVPDFAELALDVNIEDCRKQCLENCSCVAYGYYTGIGCLSWSGNLIDLRHFSVGRSDIYIRLANLEFEEERNLRVIIAITVTIGVIAIASTAFFFWRWMAKKKRAMKSKSNESLLFDYLNDVKLQDLPIFNLEELATATNNFDMANKLGQGGFGPVYRGKLHNGQEIAVKRLCRASGQGLEEFMNEVALITKLQHRNLVRLLGCCIEGEEKMLIYEYMPNKSLDAILFEKSDVFSFGVLLLDIVSGRRNTSICDEEQYSGLAGLAWKLWKDDNIMALVDPTIWDPCFQMDISKCIHVGLLCVQELARDRPNVSTVISMLKSEILDLPTPKEPAFMENWINIFFWK from the exons ATGGGACTTCTTAGCAAGACAAACCTGTTGCTGTTGCCTGTCCTTTGCTGCTTCTGTTTATACTTAACTGTCGCCATTGACACCGTTAGATCATCTCAATCGATCAGCGACTCTGAATACATAATTTCCAAAGGGAGTGTTTTCAAACTAGGATTCTTCAGCCCTGAAAATTTTACCAATCGCTACCTCGGAATCTGGTATAATAACATTTCTGTATTCACTGTCATCTGGGTAGCTAATAGAGAGAAACCTCTCAAGGATTCTTCTGGGGTTCTTACTATATCTGAGGACGGCAATCTTGTGGTACTAAATGGACAGGCAGATATTCTTTGGTCATCGAATGTTTCAAATTCTGTAACCAATTCTAGTGCCACTCTTGGGGATTTCGGAAACCTTGTTTTGCGAGTTGATACTACAGGACTGGTACTATGGGAAAGTTTTCAACATCCTTCTGATACCATCTTGTCAAGGATGAAACTTAGTACTAGTTCAAAGAAAGATCAGAGACTACAGTTGACATCATGGAAAAGCCCTTCTGATCCATCCATTGGTAGCTTCTCCTCAGGCATTGATCCACCAAAAATTCCTGAAGCTTTTGTTTGGAAAGAGGGTCGCCCATATTGGCGGTCTGGTCCATGGAACGGTCAGGTCTTTATTGGAATGCCAAACTGGAATCCAGGATATTATACTGGATTTACATTCATTGATGACGCAAACGGGActgtttttgaaacttttaCTGGTTTGGACATGTTACATTTgtcaaaaattgttttggatTGGCAAGGAAATGTAGTGCATACATATTGGGATGATGGGAAAGAGGATTGGGAGGTTGTGCATAAAAATCCAGAAGATGAGTGCGATGTTTATGGCacatgtggtgcatttggaagCTGTGATTTACTGAGTTCACCAATCTGCAGTTGTCTGAGAGGGTTTGAGCCGAAGATTATTAAGGAATGGAATAGAGGAAATTGGACTAGTGGATGTGTCAGGAGGACACCATTGCAGTGTGAAAGAACGAACAATAGtattgaagaaggaaaagcagATGGGTTTTTAAAACTGGAGATGATCAAAGTGCCAGACTTTGCAGAGTTGGCACTAGATGTGAATATAGAAGATTGTCGAAAGCAGTGTTTGGAGAATTGTTCTTGTGTAGCTTATGGATATTATACTGGCATTGGTTGTTTGTCATGGAGTGGAAACCTAATTGACCTACGACATTTCTCTGTTGGACGATCAGATATATATATTCGTTTGGCCAATTTAGAATTCG AAGAGGAGAGAAATTTGAGAGTAATCATTGCAATTACAGTGACAATTGGAGTGATTGCTATAGCCAGCACTGCTTTCTTCTTCTGGAGGTGGATGGCTAAGAAAAAGAGAG CAATGAAAAGTAAAAGCAATGAGAGTTTACTGTTTGACTACCTAAACGATGTGAAACTCCAAGATCTACCAATCTTTAATTTGGAAGAATTGGCAACAGCAACAAACAACTTTGATATGGCTAATAAGCTTGGACAAGGTGGCTTCGGTCCAGTCTATAGG GGTAAATTGCATAATGGACAAGAAATAGCAGTGAAGAGATTGTGTAGAGCCTCTGGACAAGGACTGGAAGAATTTATGAATGAGGTGGCATTGATTACTAAACTCCAACATCGGAATCTTGTTAGACTTCTCGGTTGCTGCATTGAGGGAGAAGAGAAGATGTTAATCTATGAATATATGCCAAACAAAAGTTTGGATGCAATTCTTTTTG AGAAATCAGATGTCTTCAGCTTTGGCGTGCTATTACTAGATATTGTTAGTGGGAGAAGAAACACTAGCATTTGCGATGAGGAGCAATATTCGGGCCTCGCTGGATTG GCATGGAAATTGTGGAAAGATGACAACATAATGGCTTTGGTAGACCCAACAATATGGGATCCATGCTTTCAAATGGACATTTCAAAATGTATACATGTCGGACTACTGTGCGTGCAAGAATTGGCAAGAGATAGGCCAAATGTGTCTACTGTTATTTCAATGCTTAAGAGTGAGATTTTGGATCTGCCTACTCCAAAGGAACCTGCCTTCATGGAAAATTggattaatattttcttttggaagtGA